One window of the Rosa rugosa chromosome 3, drRosRugo1.1, whole genome shotgun sequence genome contains the following:
- the LOC133738765 gene encoding prunin 1 Pru du 6-like: protein MAKPIALAFSLCLLVLFHSCLAARQQSQSSQQNECQLDQLQAREPDNRIETEAGRIESWDYNRDDFQCAGVAVQRITIERNGLHLPSYTHAPQLIYIVQGSGFLSTVFPGCPETFEESEQSDEEQQGQGQQGRHGQQGRGQRGQQEQEEEEQRQRQRQRQRQQGQQGHGQHDRQQGQQGQRGQESFEQLDRHQKVRRIKEGDIVAIPAGVTYWSYNDGDQPLVAVSLLDISNNQNQLDRNPRRFYLAGNPQDEFNQQGQSQSRRGQQGRGQQGQGQSQWDQDQQQQQQGGRSRHQQQQHGNNNNIFAGFNTQLLADALNIDQQTAQQLQGQNDNRPQIVRVRGRLDFIQPPQSQQEERQEQGIQRQQGQNGLEETLCNWKIRENIGRPSRADVFSPQAGRISTLNSFKLPILRYLDLSAERGFFYNNAIYSPHWNLNAHEVYYVIRGSARVQVVNDNGQAILDNEVRQGQLFIVPQNHAVLQKASNNGYEYIAFKTQDNAKINTLAGRTSVLRALPDVVLANAYQIDRQQARNLKYNRQETVALSSSRSSQSQRSWWAIA, encoded by the exons ATGGCTAAGCCTATAGCTCTCGCCTTTTCTCTTTGCTTGCTTGTCCTCTTCCACAGCTGCTTAGCAGCTCGCCAACAATCTCAGTCAAGCCAGCAGAACGAGTGCCAGCTAGATCAGCTCCAAGCTCGCGAACCTGATAACCGCATTGAGACTGAAGCGGGTAGGATCGAGTCTTGGGACTACAACCGCGACGACTTCCAGTGCGCTGGTGTTGCTGTTCAACGAATCACCATTGAAAGAAATGGCCTTCACTTGCCTTCTTACACCCACGCTCCACAACTCATTTACATAGTCCAAG GAAGTGGTTTTCTATCTACTGTATTTCCTGGCTGTCCTGAGACTTTCGAAGAATCTGAACAATCTGATGAAGAACAACAAGGGCAAGGGCAGCAGGGGCGCCATGGACAGCAAGGCCGTGGACAACGGGgtcaacaagaacaagaagaggaagaacaacGACAACGCCAACGCCAACGCCAACGTCAACAGGGACAACAAGGCCATGGACAGCATGATAGACAACAAGGACAGCAAGGCCAACGGGGACAAGAGAGCTTCGAACAGCTAGACAGACACCAGAAGGTTCGACGCATAAAAGAAGGTGATATTGTTGCTATTCCTGCCGGAGTCACCTACTGGTCCTACAATGACGGTGACCAACCTCTAGTTGCTGTCAGTCTTCTTGACATCAGCAACAACCAAAACCAGCTTGATCGTAACCCGAGg AGATTCTATCTTGCTGGTAACCCACAAGATGAGTTTAACCAACAAGGGCAAAGCCAGAGTCGAAGGGGCCAGCAAGGACGTGGACAACAAGGGCAAGGCCAAAGTCAATGGGACCAGGAccagcaacagcaacagcaaGGAGGAAGGAGCAGGCACCAGCAACAACAGCAtggaaacaacaacaacatcttcGCTGGCTTCAACACACAGCTCCTCGCTGACGCTCTGAACATCGACCAACAGACTGCGCAGCAGCTTCAGGGACAAAACGACAACAGACCCCAAATCGTCAGAGTTAGAGGACGTCTTGATTTTATCCAGCCGCCACAGTCACAACAGGAGGAAAGACAAGAACAGGGAATTCAGAGACAACAGGGACAGAATGGTCTTGAGGAAACTCTCTGCAACTGGAAGATCAGAGAGAATATTGGCAGGCCTTCACGTGCTGACGTCTTCAGTCCCCAAGCCGGTCGCATCAGCACCCTCAACAGCTTTAAGTTGCCTATTCTCAGGTACCTTGACCTCAGCGCTGAGAGAGGCTTCTTCTACAAT AATGCTATCTACAGCCCACACTGGAACTTGAACGCCCACGAAGTGTACTACGTCATTCGAGGTAGCGCTAGGGTTCAGGTTGTGAACGACAACGGCCAGGCCATCTTGGACAACGAAGTCCGCCAGGGACAGCTCTTCATTGTGCCACAGAACCACGCAGTGTTACAAAAGGCTAGCAACAACGGCTACGAGTACATTGCCTTCAAGACCCAGGACAATGCCAAGATTAACACTCTGGCTGGCCGGACCTCAGTCCTGCGGGCACTCCCCGACGTCGTCCTTGCTAACGCATACCAGATTGACCGACAACAGGCAAGGAATCTCAAATACAACAGACAGGAGACTGTTGCTTTGAGCTCTTCAAGGTCTTCCCAATCCCAGAGGAGCTGGTGGGCTATTGCGTAA